The genomic interval AAAACTAGTTTAGAGAAAGCAGGTTGTGATAAAGTAGAAGTATGTGAAACTCCTGGATATCCAATTATTTATGGAGAAAAAATTATAGATAAAAACTTACCCACTGTTTTAGTCTATGGACATTATGATGTTCAGCCAGCAGATCCAATCAATTTATGGGACTCGCCACCGTTTGAACCTATCATTAAAAAAACAGAAATTCATCCAGAAGGCGCAATTTTTGCACGAGGATCTTGCGATGATAAAGGACAAATGTACATGCATGTGAAGGCATTAGAATATATGACATCAACAGGTAATTTACCTTGTAATGTTAAGTTTATGATAGAAGGTGAAGAAGAAGTTGGTTCCGAAAGCTTAGCTTGGTTTGTACCAAGAAATAAAGAAAAACTAGCCAATGATGTTATTCTAATTTCAGATACTGGTATGATAGCAAATGATATTCCATCAATAACAACAGGTTTACGTGGTTTAAGTTATGTAGAAGTAGAAGTTACAGGGCCAAACAGAGATTTACATTCAGGGTTATATGGTGGTGCCGTTGCAAACCCAATTAATATTTTAACAAAAATGATTGCCTCTTTACATGATGAAAACAATCATATTACAATACCTGGGTTTTATGATAATGTAGAAGAATTATCTACTGAAGAAAGAGCAGAAATGGCAAAAGCACCATTTTCATTTGAAGCCTATAAAAATTCTTTAAAGATTAAAGATGTGTATGGAGAAAAAAGCTATACAACAAACGAAAGAAATTCAATCCGACCAACTTTAGATGTAAACGGAATCTGGGGCGGTTACACTGGCGAAGGTGCAAAAACAGTAATTGCAAGTAAAGCCTATGCAAAAATCTCGATGCGATTAGTTCCAAATCAAGATTGGAAAGAAATAACTGAACTATTTAAAAATCATTTTGAAAGTATTGCTCCAAAATCTGTGTCTGTAAAAGTTACACCACATCATGGCGGTCAAGGTTATGTTACACCAATTGACAATATTGGTTATAA from Lutibacter sp. Hel_I_33_5 carries:
- a CDS encoding dipeptidase, whose protein sequence is MQDIKTYIKNNKERFLNELIELLKIPSVSADTAFTQDVFNTADAVKTSLEKAGCDKVEVCETPGYPIIYGEKIIDKNLPTVLVYGHYDVQPADPINLWDSPPFEPIIKKTEIHPEGAIFARGSCDDKGQMYMHVKALEYMTSTGNLPCNVKFMIEGEEEVGSESLAWFVPRNKEKLANDVILISDTGMIANDIPSITTGLRGLSYVEVEVTGPNRDLHSGLYGGAVANPINILTKMIASLHDENNHITIPGFYDNVEELSTEERAEMAKAPFSFEAYKNSLKIKDVYGEKSYTTNERNSIRPTLDVNGIWGGYTGEGAKTVIASKAYAKISMRLVPNQDWKEITELFKNHFESIAPKSVSVKVTPHHGGQGYVTPIDNIGYKAASKAYEATFGKTPIPQRSGGSIPIVALFEQELKSKTILMGFGLDSDAIHSPNEHFGVWNYLKGIETIPYFYKYFTELYR